In a genomic window of Spirochaetota bacterium:
- a CDS encoding alpha-amylase family glycosyl hydrolase produces the protein MKSMLKVTLLAVIALLMFVGISDASRTLIVYVYTNSNLASWTNIQLYYWLPGTTTTGFVNRISNHQRWYVFSITGLSNLTNRIGLKLRQDSSWSRQEPIKSGYDRIVSLPSHYSASNVAHIYVHSPVNWWESYTWWLPNEISLYENPTAAAVTNYLGATYSGGSTYTTHFSFYAPNARKVYVAGDFNSWNATSIPMRLSHDRTLWWAAVNNTSPGQKYKFVVERHDGTLVWVADPASRKQVHSTGDSVIVSQSYTWASWTRPTHDYYNIYQIHIRTFFTNDSDYSGWGTFTTAINRFNYITNLGMTAVEPLPIQEFAGDISWGYNYVFHYAPETSYAGGGTSAAGTNIITLKNFVNEAHKRGLAVILDLVFNHQGASDDPIAVFDPAANWSNPDTYWYSGSTPWGPRFNYSNPMVSKYLVDSARYFMEFFRVDGFRFDATAYINDWGFMQFVTDRLRAIDSRVLLIAEHLPNDAWVTRKRAAGGAGFDSQWNVNLSHELKKLFTSGPSAVDVNAIANYVVADYLNNGLDNQSPNGLFAIQYHVSHDEAANGKQRPSADLVNRGSWGNSEYDAQGQMITAIATAVMARGIPMLFFGEEFLEGYWPGNQKWFRDDIPITWANLSRVRATNTMRAVRDLNWIRRNNAPVRFDQIGIVHVNNTGKVLSFRRGYGTGSGDIYVIINYNKQNYSSYGIPFPSAGTWNLIFAHPSGAYGDAWADAYLVNPVNYSGSGNVNIKIPEYGVLIYRKQ, from the coding sequence ATGAAGAGTATGCTTAAGGTGACATTGTTGGCTGTGATAGCGTTGCTTATGTTTGTTGGCATAAGCGATGCTTCAAGAACGCTGATAGTGTATGTCTACACTAACAGCAACCTAGCCAGTTGGACAAATATCCAACTCTACTACTGGCTACCAGGAACCACCACAACTGGGTTTGTTAATAGAATCTCAAACCATCAGAGGTGGTATGTGTTCTCCATAACGGGGCTATCAAACTTGACTAATAGAATTGGGCTTAAGTTAAGACAGGATAGCAGCTGGAGTAGGCAAGAACCTATAAAAAGCGGTTATGACAGGATAGTATCTCTTCCATCTCATTACTCAGCATCAAATGTTGCTCATATCTATGTTCACTCGCCTGTGAATTGGTGGGAAAGTTATACCTGGTGGCTACCTAATGAGATTTCGTTATATGAAAACCCGACTGCAGCAGCTGTTACAAACTATCTTGGTGCTACTTACTCAGGTGGAAGCACCTATACCACTCATTTCTCTTTCTACGCACCGAATGCTAGAAAAGTCTATGTTGCTGGAGACTTCAACTCATGGAATGCTACTAGCATACCTATGAGACTGTCACATGATAGGACACTATGGTGGGCTGCTGTTAATAATACCTCTCCAGGACAGAAGTACAAGTTTGTTGTTGAAAGACACGATGGAACTTTAGTCTGGGTTGCTGATCCAGCATCAAGAAAACAAGTTCATTCAACTGGTGATTCCGTAATAGTTTCTCAATCCTACACTTGGGCATCTTGGACAAGACCTACACACGACTACTATAATATTTATCAAATTCACATAAGAACATTCTTCACTAACGACTCTGATTATAGCGGTTGGGGGACATTCACTACTGCTATAAACAGATTTAACTATATAACTAATCTCGGTATGACTGCGGTAGAACCACTTCCGATACAGGAGTTCGCAGGAGATATATCTTGGGGATACAATTATGTGTTCCACTATGCTCCTGAGACATCTTACGCCGGTGGTGGAACATCAGCAGCAGGAACTAACATTATAACACTAAAGAATTTTGTAAATGAAGCACATAAGAGAGGATTAGCAGTAATACTTGATCTAGTGTTCAACCATCAAGGTGCGAGTGATGACCCAATAGCAGTGTTTGACCCCGCGGCAAACTGGAGTAATCCCGATACATATTGGTATTCCGGTTCAACACCCTGGGGGCCAAGGTTTAACTACTCAAATCCAATGGTCAGCAAGTACCTTGTTGATAGTGCTAGATACTTTATGGAGTTCTTCAGAGTAGACGGATTTAGATTTGATGCTACTGCTTACATAAATGACTGGGGCTTTATGCAGTTTGTTACAGATAGATTGAGAGCAATAGATTCAAGAGTTTTACTGATTGCTGAACATCTACCTAATGACGCGTGGGTCACAAGGAAAAGGGCTGCTGGTGGTGCTGGTTTTGACTCACAATGGAACGTTAATCTGTCTCACGAACTCAAGAAATTATTTACAAGTGGTCCAAGTGCAGTTGATGTCAACGCTATCGCTAACTATGTAGTTGCGGACTATCTAAACAATGGTCTTGACAACCAGAGTCCGAATGGACTATTCGCAATACAATACCATGTATCCCACGATGAAGCAGCAAACGGCAAGCAGAGACCTTCTGCTGATCTTGTGAATAGAGGATCCTGGGGTAACAGTGAATATGATGCCCAAGGACAGATGATAACAGCAATAGCTACAGCAGTGATGGCAAGAGGAATACCGATGTTATTCTTCGGTGAGGAGTTCCTAGAGGGATACTGGCCCGGTAATCAGAAGTGGTTCAGAGACGATATTCCTATAACATGGGCTAATCTCTCAAGAGTAAGAGCAACAAATACTATGAGAGCAGTAAGAGACCTCAACTGGATAAGAAGAAATAACGCACCTGTAAGATTTGACCAGATTGGAATAGTACATGTAAATAATACCGGAAAAGTTCTAAGCTTTAGGAGAGGTTATGGAACAGGAAGTGGAGATATATATGTTATAATTAACTACAATAAACAGAACTACTCAAGCTACGGAATACCGTTCCCGAGTGCTGGAACATGGAACCTGATATTCGCTCATCCAAGTGGTGCATACGGAGATGCTTGGGCTGATGCATACCTAGTCAATCCTGTCAATTACTCAGGTAGCGGAAATGTCAATATCAAGA
- the alr gene encoding alanine racemase: MFRRTFAEIDLNIIYLNYIELRGLNRNKPIIPVIKADAYGHGGVRVFEFLHSKGIRKFAVATLEEALELTRSNVFKEAEIIVFCPMEVRDLNILLEYPNLIPIVSEVSFIGELEKFAVSRGKSISFGLEIDTGMGRLGIHYRDADKLVETIQGISVSKITDIMTHFPSSDFDREFSLYQLSVFDEILSSLKKIVPNVATHVSNSGGVLNIPEASKYDFARCGLSIYGYYPNMNLKDKAVIRNSITLKSYIALKKFFRKGESISYNRTYFLKEDGYIGVVPCGYADGIPTLFSNNMEVIINSRRYRVVGRITMDYFMVSIDSSVNVGDEVIVFGGSEEGSIRVEDFAYRVGLIPYEITCGISKRVPRIYKV; the protein is encoded by the coding sequence GTGTTTAGAAGAACCTTTGCAGAGATTGACCTAAACATAATCTATCTTAACTATATTGAGTTAAGAGGATTAAACCGTAATAAGCCTATAATTCCTGTTATCAAAGCTGATGCTTATGGGCATGGTGGTGTTAGAGTATTTGAATTTCTGCACAGTAAGGGTATAAGGAAGTTTGCGGTTGCAACTCTAGAAGAAGCGTTAGAACTAACCAGAAGCAATGTATTCAAAGAAGCAGAAATTATAGTTTTTTGTCCGATGGAAGTAAGAGATTTAAACATTCTACTGGAATATCCTAATCTGATTCCGATTGTAAGTGAAGTTTCTTTCATAGGAGAGTTAGAAAAGTTTGCTGTCTCAAGAGGCAAGAGTATAAGTTTTGGATTGGAGATAGACACTGGTATGGGACGATTAGGTATCCATTACAGAGATGCGGATAAACTAGTTGAAACTATTCAAGGTATTAGTGTAAGTAAGATAACAGACATTATGACACACTTTCCTTCTTCTGACTTTGACAGAGAGTTTTCTCTCTATCAGTTATCGGTCTTTGATGAGATATTAAGTTCGCTCAAGAAGATAGTACCAAATGTTGCTACTCATGTTTCAAACAGTGGTGGTGTTTTGAATATTCCAGAGGCAAGTAAGTATGACTTCGCAAGGTGCGGACTATCAATCTACGGATATTATCCTAACATGAACCTAAAGGATAAGGCAGTTATTAGAAATTCTATCACTCTCAAATCATACATAGCGTTGAAGAAGTTTTTTAGAAAGGGTGAAAGTATAAGTTATAATAGAACATATTTTCTCAAGGAGGATGGATACATTGGTGTTGTGCCTTGTGGTTATGCCGATGGGATACCTACGCTTTTCTCAAACAATATGGAGGTTATAATAAACTCAAGGAGGTATAGAGTAGTTGGAAGAATTACTATGGATTATTTTATGGTTAGTATTGACAGTTCTGTTAATGTAGGAGATGAGGTTATAGTTTTCGGTGGTAGTGAAGAAGGTAGTATAAGAGTTGAAGATTTTGCTTATAGAGTAGGACTTATACCTTACGAGATTACCTGTGGGATATCTAAAAGAGTACCAAGGATTTACAAAGTCTAA
- the fmt gene encoding methionyl-tRNA formyltransferase has translation MDVRKKFSRICYFGSGEFSRMTLEEIVKFVGSSLITLVITKSDKEKGRGRKLQPTPVKEFAIEKGIEVWDSEDIKSEGFINYLRSKGFDLFIVCDYGKIIPKSVFEIPRFRSIGVHPSLLPKYRGASPIHYALLNLDEITGTTIFYLNERMDAGDILIQKEISVDEDDNYTSLSKKLAILSAEAVVEFIENPDVKPRQQDESKATYTRMITKEDGRIDWAKEARYILGQVRAFVEWPKAYTFYKGKIIKILKARCLDEDRDGVIGGIVGIKGGIQVKTGKGILEIQQVLPESSKPMDAMSFVNGYRLKVGDTFE, from the coding sequence ATGGATGTGCGTAAAAAATTCAGCAGGATATGCTACTTTGGTTCTGGTGAATTTTCAAGGATGACACTTGAGGAGATAGTAAAGTTTGTAGGTAGTAGTCTAATTACTCTAGTCATAACAAAATCTGATAAGGAGAAGGGTAGGGGTAGAAAACTTCAACCAACTCCTGTTAAAGAATTTGCGATAGAGAAGGGAATTGAAGTTTGGGATAGTGAGGATATAAAGTCTGAAGGTTTCATAAATTACTTAAGGTCAAAAGGTTTTGATTTGTTTATAGTTTGCGACTATGGCAAGATAATACCGAAAAGTGTGTTTGAAATACCGAGGTTTAGAAGCATAGGTGTTCATCCGTCACTACTACCTAAATACAGAGGAGCTTCTCCGATACATTATGCATTACTGAACCTTGATGAGATTACAGGAACTACTATTTTCTATCTAAATGAGAGGATGGACGCAGGAGATATACTGATACAAAAAGAGATAAGTGTTGATGAAGATGATAACTATACATCTCTAAGCAAAAAACTTGCTATCCTATCAGCAGAGGCGGTTGTAGAATTTATAGAAAACCCTGATGTAAAACCTAGGCAGCAGGATGAGTCTAAGGCAACATACACAAGGATGATAACAAAAGAAGATGGTAGAATTGACTGGGCGAAAGAAGCGAGATACATACTAGGTCAAGTTAGAGCGTTCGTAGAATGGCCTAAAGCGTATACATTCTACAAAGGTAAGATTATCAAAATACTGAAGGCTAGGTGTCTTGATGAAGATAGAGATGGGGTTATAGGTGGAATAGTAGGTATCAAGGGTGGTATTCAAGTGAAAACTGGTAAAGGTATTTTAGAGATACAACAGGTTCTACCGGAGAGTTCCAAGCCTATGGACGCTATGTCGTTTGTGAATGGGTATAGGCTAAAGGTTGGTGATACTTTTGAGTGA
- the thiC gene encoding phosphomethylpyrimidine synthase ThiC yields the protein MTQMDFAREGIITDAMIVASQKEGVSPELVRSEVARGRAIIPANINHLKLNLSPIVIGKIFKTKINANIGTSAIDPSIDEELQKLDYVKKYGADTVMDLSTGGNLNEIRIALIKEATMPLGTVPIYQVLTERKVVDDITEDDIISMIELQAEQGVDYMTLHAAILRDFIPLTRNRITGIVSRGGSIMAQWMTIKGKENPLYTNFDKVLDICKKYDVTISLGDALRPGSIQDANDEAQMAELKVSGELTKRAWEKGVQVMVEGPGHIPLHLVEYNIKVQQEICNEAPFYVLGPLVTDVAPGYDHIASAIGAALAGWYGASLLCYITPKEHLGIPNPEDVKQGIIAYKIAAHSADIAKNIPGAREWDLELSKARFKFDWIRQFELAIDPETARKYHDESLPDDPYKRAKFCSMCGPGFCAMRISQDTLDELEQKEKEQVQL from the coding sequence ATGACACAGATGGATTTTGCTAGAGAAGGCATCATCACTGATGCCATGATTGTTGCTTCTCAAAAAGAAGGTGTTTCTCCTGAACTTGTAAGAAGCGAAGTTGCAAGAGGTAGAGCGATAATTCCTGCTAACATCAATCACCTTAAACTAAACCTAAGCCCGATTGTAATAGGTAAGATATTCAAGACCAAGATTAACGCAAACATCGGAACATCAGCAATAGACCCAAGCATTGATGAAGAACTACAAAAATTAGACTACGTCAAAAAATATGGTGCGGATACAGTAATGGACCTATCAACTGGCGGCAACCTAAATGAGATCAGAATCGCTCTAATCAAGGAAGCAACGATGCCTCTTGGAACAGTTCCTATCTATCAAGTTCTCACTGAAAGGAAGGTCGTTGATGACATTACCGAAGATGATATAATCTCAATGATAGAACTACAAGCAGAACAAGGTGTAGATTATATGACCTTACACGCTGCAATTCTAAGAGACTTTATACCTCTCACTAGGAATAGGATAACAGGTATAGTAAGTAGGGGCGGCTCAATAATGGCACAGTGGATGACTATAAAGGGAAAGGAAAATCCATTATACACGAACTTTGACAAGGTTTTAGATATATGTAAAAAGTATGATGTTACAATTAGCCTTGGAGATGCCTTAAGACCTGGCTCAATTCAGGACGCAAATGATGAAGCACAAATGGCTGAATTAAAAGTTTCAGGTGAGCTTACAAAGCGAGCATGGGAGAAAGGTGTTCAGGTGATGGTTGAAGGACCCGGACATATACCACTACATCTTGTTGAATACAATATCAAAGTTCAACAGGAAATATGTAACGAAGCCCCATTCTATGTATTAGGACCTTTGGTAACCGACGTAGCCCCGGGATATGACCATATAGCATCTGCGATAGGTGCAGCATTAGCAGGATGGTACGGAGCTTCACTCCTCTGCTACATAACACCAAAGGAACATCTAGGAATACCAAACCCCGAAGATGTCAAACAAGGAATAATAGCATATAAAATTGCCGCACATTCAGCAGATATAGCCAAAAATATACCAGGTGCCAGAGAGTGGGACCTTGAACTTTCTAAAGCAAGGTTCAAGTTTGATTGGATTAGACAATTTGAACTAGCGATAGACCCCGAAACAGCAAGAAAATATCACGACGAATCATTACCAGATGACCCGTATAAGCGTGCCAAATTCTGCTCTATGTGCGGACCGGGCTTCTGTGCTATGAGAATATCTCAAGATACCCTTGACGAATTAGAACAAAAAGAGAAAGAACAAGTGCAACTATAG
- a CDS encoding pyridoxal phosphate-dependent aminotransferase, producing the protein MSFSLSKISVEIEQSPTLALSTKTKELISKGLDVINLTAGESDLPVPDWVIRNLEMYVKTNGTNNYKPTAGLLELRKEISEKYKRFNNVDYSSKNVVVSIGAKQSLYLALASICNPNDEVIVISPYWVSYVEQIKIVGAKPVIFKTRIQDGFIPDVKKLESLISSKTKAIIINSPNNPTGVVYDPDVLEKVLKLAIERKFYIISDEIYEDYVYDGKFVSIASLSPEAREITITINGFSKSHSITGWRIGYACASEEIASIMDSIQSHISSGTSSIVQYAMLKFLEHYEENRQKIHSEFKSRRDFVKQELLGLDNVKVFVPQGAFYYFLDVSGCYDNRIKTSVTFCSELLDKKLVSVVPGSAFGDDNFIRLSFATSIDKLKEGIRRFKEFVLSG; encoded by the coding sequence ATGAGCTTTTCTTTGTCTAAGATCTCCGTTGAGATAGAACAGTCTCCAACTCTCGCACTTAGTACCAAAACGAAAGAACTTATATCAAAAGGTTTGGATGTGATAAATCTAACGGCAGGTGAGTCTGACTTACCAGTTCCAGACTGGGTAATAAGAAATCTTGAGATGTATGTAAAAACAAACGGAACGAATAATTACAAACCAACCGCAGGATTGCTTGAATTGAGAAAAGAAATATCTGAAAAGTATAAGAGATTTAATAATGTAGATTATTCTTCTAAAAACGTTGTTGTCTCAATCGGTGCAAAACAATCGTTATACCTTGCTTTAGCGTCAATATGTAATCCTAACGACGAGGTGATAGTTATTTCACCATACTGGGTTAGTTATGTAGAACAGATAAAGATAGTAGGGGCAAAGCCTGTTATATTTAAGACAAGAATACAAGATGGTTTCATACCTGATGTTAAGAAACTTGAATCTTTAATTTCTAGTAAAACCAAAGCGATTATTATTAACAGTCCTAATAATCCTACTGGTGTTGTTTATGATCCAGATGTGCTTGAAAAGGTTCTCAAACTAGCGATTGAAAGGAAATTTTATATAATCTCGGATGAGATATACGAAGACTATGTTTATGATGGAAAGTTTGTGAGTATTGCATCTCTGTCTCCTGAAGCAAGAGAGATAACTATCACTATAAACGGCTTCTCAAAGTCTCATTCTATAACTGGTTGGAGGATAGGTTATGCTTGTGCTTCGGAGGAGATAGCTAGTATAATGGATTCAATACAGAGCCATATATCATCGGGGACGTCTTCAATAGTTCAGTATGCTATGCTTAAATTTCTTGAGCACTATGAGGAGAATAGACAGAAAATACACAGTGAGTTCAAGTCAAGAAGAGATTTTGTAAAGCAGGAGTTGTTAGGTTTAGATAATGTTAAGGTTTTTGTTCCTCAGGGGGCTTTCTATTACTTTTTGGATGTTTCGGGATGTTATGATAATAGAATAAAGACATCTGTAACGTTCTGTTCTGAATTGCTTGATAAGAAACTCGTTTCAGTAGTTCCGGGTTCTGCTTTTGGAGATGATAACTTCATAAGGTTATCCTTCGCTACTAGTATTGACAAACTGAAAGAAGGTATAAGGAGGTTTAAGGAGTTCGTGCTTAGTGGGTAG
- the recF gene encoding DNA replication and repair protein RecF (All proteins in this family for which functions are known are DNA-binding proteins that assist the filamentation of RecA onto DNA for the initiation of recombination or recombinational repair.): MRVVELVLRNFRLFESLELDFDVKNIVSGPNGSGKTTIIEAINYSSTFSPLRSYETDRELIKVGQNTFNITSKFIDDNGFLNTVFVGYGFDGTNYAKRIKVNDKNSNVINASGRLKAVTLLVEDYEIVVGSPSWRRKVIDNALISTDQSYYHYLINYNKILKQKNTILKTIKEKYRNEDNPFTDVSSLDRSIELVRTYNQSLSKFVVRITKYRYDIYNFLRDKLKGNTPISIDLKYKSNFVEIVKNSQNPEVEVSDLLNREIQREIMYGKSIVGPHLDDFIVLSNQKPARTLLSQGQIRLVSILFKIFLAEYIKSKTNMNPILLIDDVFGELDSNNRGKVFRIISELPYQVILSFFEKPEELNTKDFKIISLTQAT; encoded by the coding sequence ATGAGAGTGGTAGAACTTGTCTTAAGGAACTTCAGGTTATTTGAATCTCTTGAGTTGGATTTTGATGTAAAGAATATAGTATCTGGACCCAACGGTTCAGGAAAGACAACCATAATAGAGGCGATAAACTACTCTTCAACATTTTCTCCCTTGCGATCCTACGAAACCGATAGAGAACTCATAAAAGTAGGACAGAACACCTTTAACATCACCTCAAAATTCATTGACGACAACGGATTCCTAAACACTGTATTCGTAGGATACGGATTTGATGGAACTAACTACGCGAAAAGGATAAAAGTAAATGACAAAAATTCCAATGTCATAAACGCATCCGGGAGGCTAAAAGCAGTTACCTTATTGGTAGAGGACTATGAAATTGTTGTAGGTAGCCCCTCTTGGAGGAGAAAAGTTATTGATAATGCGCTGATAAGCACAGACCAATCATACTATCATTACCTGATAAACTACAACAAAATTCTAAAACAGAAAAATACGATACTCAAAACCATAAAGGAGAAGTATAGAAACGAAGATAACCCCTTTACAGATGTATCTAGTTTAGATAGGAGTATAGAACTCGTTAGGACATACAACCAAAGTCTATCTAAATTCGTAGTTCGCATAACAAAATACAGGTATGATATATATAACTTCTTGAGAGACAAACTAAAAGGTAATACACCAATAAGTATTGACTTAAAATACAAATCAAACTTTGTAGAAATAGTCAAGAATTCACAAAACCCTGAAGTTGAAGTTTCAGATCTGCTTAACAGAGAGATACAGAGAGAAATAATGTATGGCAAATCCATAGTAGGCCCCCATCTTGATGACTTTATTGTGTTATCAAATCAAAAACCAGCAAGAACACTCCTATCACAAGGACAGATAAGGCTTGTAAGCATACTTTTCAAGATATTCCTAGCGGAATATATAAAGAGTAAAACTAATATGAACCCAATACTTCTAATTGACGACGTTTTTGGCGAACTTGACAGCAACAATAGAGGCAAAGTCTTTAGGATTATCTCCGAACTACCGTACCAAGTTATATTATCATTCTTTGAAAAGCCAGAGGAATTGAATACAAAAGATTTCAAAATAATATCACTTACACAAGCAACCTGA
- the rplB gene encoding 50S ribosomal protein L2: protein MGVKTYKPVTNGSRNRTGYDFSEITVDEPYKGLVVGLRKTGGRNNLGRMTVFTKSGGHKRLYRIIDFKRDKRDIPARVETIEYDPNRTARICRVVYEDGERRYILAPLGIKVGDKIIAGENAPIEIGCALPLKNIPVGTVIHNVELTPGKGGQLARSGGSFARLEAKEGKYAILRLPSGEIRMVLLTCYATIGQVSNPDVVNISIGKAGRSRWLGIKPKVRGVAMNPIDHPHGGGEGGKQKGYPYPMTPWAKPSLGYKTRKKKNKSNKYIIQRRK from the coding sequence ATGGGAGTAAAAACATACAAGCCTGTAACAAATGGGTCTAGAAACAGAACAGGATACGATTTTTCAGAGATAACCGTTGATGAACCATATAAAGGTCTAGTAGTAGGACTTAGAAAAACTGGTGGTAGGAATAATCTAGGAAGGATGACTGTATTCACAAAGTCAGGAGGACACAAAAGACTCTACAGGATAATAGATTTTAAAAGAGACAAAAGAGACATACCAGCTAGAGTTGAAACAATAGAGTATGACCCAAACAGAACCGCTAGGATATGTAGAGTTGTATATGAAGACGGAGAGAGAAGATATATACTAGCACCCCTTGGAATAAAGGTTGGCGATAAGATAATAGCAGGTGAGAATGCACCAATAGAGATTGGTTGTGCTTTACCTCTCAAAAACATACCCGTTGGAACTGTTATACATAATGTTGAACTAACTCCAGGCAAGGGAGGGCAACTCGCTAGAAGTGGTGGTTCGTTCGCAAGACTTGAAGCAAAAGAAGGTAAATACGCTATATTGAGATTACCTTCAGGTGAGATAAGAATGGTACTTCTTACCTGCTATGCTACGATAGGTCAAGTTAGTAACCCAGATGTTGTCAATATTAGTATAGGTAAAGCTGGTAGAAGTAGATGGCTCGGAATTAAGCCAAAAGTAAGAGGAGTTGCAATGAACCCAATTGACCACCCGCACGGAGGTGGTGAAGGTGGTAAACAGAAAGGTTATCCATATCCCATGACACCTTGGGCTAAACCATCATTAGGATACAAAACCAGAAAGAAAAAGAATAAAAGCAATAAATACATCATCCAAAGAAGAAAATAG